One stretch of Zingiber officinale cultivar Zhangliang chromosome 6B, Zo_v1.1, whole genome shotgun sequence DNA includes these proteins:
- the LOC121991032 gene encoding transcription termination factor MTERF8, chloroplastic-like — translation MMKRLHYFSFCKTVYFARSPHPHYASLLFAVLPYSDSATAAAAAAAAAASATGKHMFMVQYLVESCGFDQEKATEASKLLKGIQSRQQPDSVLAFLKSYGFDDASVKRLLLYFPKCLLLDVEKTLTPKFRAFEDLGFSPSDIVDLVWSNPSTVKIKHERTVPKIEFWQGLLGSKDALVKLFKRNRAILAYSMEKRIQPNIELLRECGLDGPKLTSVLRFCPLIVAQNADFLKTLISRAEDLGVPQTSGMFHITLRALLMVSPEKFKMQMELFRSFGWSEDNFVAAFQKCPTFTQGSLTTLQRKMEFLINEVGYASSYIAIRPILLIMSLERRLIPRHRILATLKYRGHCESDYKVTAYMVASETKFVEKYIIFYKDRYPDLSELYASLKHTNTSDSGLQ, via the coding sequence ATGATGAAGAGGCTACATTACTTCTCCTTCTGCAAAACCGTGTATTTCGCTCGTTCTCCTCACCCCCACTATGCTTCCCTCCTCTTTGCCGTCTTACCTTACTCGGACtccgccaccgccgccgccgccgccgccgccgccgccgcatcCGCCACCGGGAAGCACATGTTCATGGTCCAATACCTCGTCGAGTCATGTGGCTTCGACCAGGAGAAGGCCACCGAGGCCTCGAAGCTTCTCAAGGGCATCCAATCCCGGCAGCAGCCCGACTCCGTCCTTGCTTTCCTCAAAAGTTACGGCTTCGATGACGCATCAGTAAAAAGGCTTCTACTTTACTTCCCCAAATGTCTTCTTTTGGACGTAGAGAAGACACTTACCCCAAAGTTCCGAGCTTTCGAAGATCTGGGTTTCTCCCCATCCGACATCGTCGACCTCGTCTGGTCGAATCCCTCCACCGTCAAAATCAAACACGAACGCACTGTGCCTAAGATCGAATTTTGGCAAGGCCTTCTCGGGTCCAAGGATGCCCTAGTGAAGTTGTTCAAGAGAAACCGAGCGATTCTTGCGTACAGTATGGAGAAGAGGATCCAGCCCAACATTGAGTTGCTCCGGGAATGCGGCTTGGACGGCCCAAAGCTTACCTCTGTGTTACGGTTCTGCCCACTGATCGTGGCACAGAATGCTGATTTCTTGAAGACCTTGATCAGTCGCGCGGAGGACTTGGGAGTGCCACAGACATCGGGGATGTTCCATATTACTCTGCGTGCACTCTTGATGGTCAGTCcagagaagttcaagatgcaaatgGAATTGTTCCGGAGCTTCGGGTGGTCAGAGGACAATTTTGTTGCGGCATTCCAAAAGTGTCCTACCTTCACACAAGGGTCTTTGACGACATTGCAGAGAAAAATGGAGTTTTTGATAAATGAGGTTGGATATGCTTCTTCTTACATTGCTATACGTCCGATACTATTGATAATGAGCTTGGAGAGAAGGTTAATTCCAAGACATCGGATCTTGGCAACCTTGAAGTATAGGGGGCACTGTGAAAGTGATTACAAAGTGACGGCATATATGGTGGCTTCTGAGACCAAATTTGTAGAGAAGTACATTATCTTCTATAAGGATAGATATCCAGATCTGAGTGAACTCTATGCAAGCTTGAAACACACAAATACTTCTGATTCTGGACTTCAATGA